Part of the Arthrobacter globiformis genome is shown below.
CTTTGCGGACCTGGCGAAGCCGGGCGTCAAGGTGGTTGTCTGCGCACCGCAGGTTCCCTGCGGCTCCGCCACCGAGACGGTGAAGAAGGCCGCCGGAACCACACTGAAACCTGTCAGCGAGGAATCCTCCGTGACCGATGTGCTCGGCAAGGTCACCTCCGGGGAAGCCGACGCCGGGCTGGTCTATGTCACCGACGTCAGGAGCGCAGGCAACAAGGTCAAGGGCATCCCATTCAACGAGTCGGACAAGGCAGCGAACACCTACCCGATCGCCACCGTGGGCAGCAGCAAAAACAAGGAATTGGCCAAGGCCTTCATCGCCATGGTCACCGGCACCGAAGGCAGGAAGGTCCTCAGTGACGCCGGTTTCGGCACCCCGTAGCAAGGCTTTGACAGCCCGCAAGACAAGCCGGCGGGATACCGGCTACACCGGTGTCCCGCCCTGGGTATTCGCCCTCGCGGCAGCAGGGGCGCTGTTTGTCCTGCTGCCGCTGGCCGCCATGGTGGCCAAGGTCAACTGGGGCCAGTTCATCCCGCTCATCACCGCGGAGTCATCCCTCAGCGCGCTGGGCCTGAGCCTGAGAACGTCGGCAACCAGCACCGTGCTGTGCATAGTACTCGGCGTGCCCTTGGCTCTCGTCCTGGCCCGTGCCAGGTTCCCGGGCCAGCGCCTGCTGCGGGCCTTCGTGCTGCTTCCCCTGGTCCTGCCGCCGGTCGTCGGCGGCATCGCCTTGCTGTACACGTTTGGCCGCCAGGGCTTGCTCGGGCGGAGTCTGGAGTTGGCGGGGATCCAGATCGCCTTCTCCACCACCGCCGTCGTTCTCGCCCAGACGTTCGTGGCGCTGCCGTTCCTGG
Proteins encoded:
- a CDS encoding ABC transporter permease translates to MTARKTSRRDTGYTGVPPWVFALAAAGALFVLLPLAAMVAKVNWGQFIPLITAESSLSALGLSLRTSATSTVLCIVLGVPLALVLARARFPGQRLLRAFVLLPLVLPPVVGGIALLYTFGRQGLLGRSLELAGIQIAFSTTAVVLAQTFVALPFLVVSLEGALRTAGTKYEAVAATLGARPTTVLRRVSIPLVLPGLASGAVLSFARCLGEFGATLTFAGSLQGVTRTLPLEIYLQRETDADAAVALSLVLVAVAVAVVGLSYRRPRALLSEAGTK